A single Macaca mulatta isolate MMU2019108-1 chromosome 15, T2T-MMU8v2.0, whole genome shotgun sequence DNA region contains:
- the ZNF79 gene encoding zinc finger protein 79 isoform X2: protein MDTLLSSPDPALPQEENTGEEGMAAGLLTAGPRGSTFFSSVTVAFAQEGWRCLVSTPRERYKEGIPEKSRNLVLLGLPVSQPGMNSQLEQREGTWMLEGEDVRSPSPGWKIVSESPLEQALSEKSFQDPHVEMPPGDSDHRTSELEKSFSLRPVLSPQQRVPVEARPRKRETHTKRFKNSEITKPHRAKPYACNECGKAFSYCSSLSQHQKSHTGEKPYECNECGKAFSQSSSLIQHQRIHTGEKPYKCSECGRAFSQNANLTKHQRTHTGEKPYRCSECEKAFSDCSALVQHQRIHTGEKPYECSDCGKAFRHSANLTNHQRTHTGEKPYKCSECGKAFSYCAAFIQHQRIHTGEKPYRCAACGKAFSQSANLTNHQRTHTGEKPYKCSECGKAFSQSTNLIIHQKTHTGEKPYKCNECGKFFSESSALIRHHIIHTGEKPYECNECGKAFNQSSSLSQHQRIHTGVKPYECSECGKAFRCSSAFIRHQRLHAGE from the exons ATGGATACTT tACTATCTTCCCCAGACCCTGCCCTTCCCCAAGAGGAAAACACAGGAGAGGAAGGAATGGCTGCTGGTCTCCTCACAGCTGGGCCTCGG GGATCCACATTCTTCAGCAGTGTGACAGTAGCTTTTGCACAAGAAGGGTGGAGGTGCCTCGTGTCTACTCCGAGGGAGAGGTACAAGGAGGGGATACCAGAAAAGTCCAGGAACCTTGTCCTACTAG GACTTCCAGTTTCCCAGCCTGGCATGAACTCCCAGTTGGAACAAAGGGAAGGCACATGGATGCTGGAGGGCGAAGACGTGCGAAGTCCCTCTCCAG gctggaAGATTGTATCTGAATCACCACTAGAGCAAGCCCTTTCTGAAAAATCATTCCAAGACCCACATGTAGAGATGCCCCCTGGGGATTCAGACCACAGGACCAGTGAGCTTGAGAAGAGCTTCAGCCTGAGACCAGTCCTCTCTCCGCAACAGAGAGTGCCCGTGGAAGCGAGACCTCGCAAACGTGAGACGCACACCAAGCGCTTCAAGAACTCGGAAATCACGAAACCTCACAGAGCGAAACCGTATGcatgtaatgaatgtggcaaagccttcagTTACTGTTCTTCCCTTTCTCAGCATCAGAAGagccacactggagagaagccctatgAGTGCAATGAGTGTGGGAAGGCCTTCAGCCAGAGCTCCTCTCTCATTCAGCACCAGAggattcacactggagagaaaccttacaagtgcagtgaatgtggaagagccTTCAGCCAGAACGCCAACCTCACCAAACACCAGCGAACTCACACCGGAGAAAAGCCCTACAGATGCAGCGAGTGTGAGAAAGCCTTCAGTGACTGCTCAGCTCTTGTTcagcatcagagaattcataccgGAGAGAAGCCCTATGAATGCAGCGACTGTGGGAAGGCCTTCCGTCACAGCGCAAACCTCACGAACCACCAGAGGACtcacactggggagaagccctACAAGTGCAGCGAGTGTGGGAAGGCCTTCAGTTACTGCGCAGCGTTCATTCAGCACCAGAGGATtcacactggggagaagccctACAGATGTGCTGCGTGTGGGAAGGCCTTCAGCCAGAGCGCAAACCTCACAAACCATCAGAGGACTCACACCGGGGAGAAACCCTACAAGTGCAGCGAGTGTGGGAAGGCCTTCAGCCAGAGTACGAATCTCATAATCCACCAAAAGACCCACACCGGGGAGAAGCCATATAAATGTAACGAATGTGGGAAATTCTTCAGTGAGAGCTCAGCCCTCATTCGACATCACATAATCCACACCGGAGAAAAACCTTATGAGTGTAACGAGTGTGGTAAAGCGTTTAACCAGAGCTCATCCCTTAGTCAGCATCAGAGAATCCACACAGGCGTGAAACCCTATGAATGCAGCGAGTGTGGGAAGGCCTTCCGGTGCAGCTCTGCCTTCATCAGACATCAGAGACTCCATGCCGGAGAGTAA
- the ZNF79 gene encoding zinc finger protein 79 isoform X3: protein MAAGLLTAGPRGSTFFSSVTVAFAQEGWRCLVSTPRERYKEGIPEKSRNLVLLGLPVSQPGMNSQLEQREGTWMLEGEDVRSPSPGWKIVSESPLEQALSEKSFQDPHVEMPPGDSDHRTSELEKSFSLRPVLSPQQRVPVEARPRKRETHTKRFKNSEITKPHRAKPYACNECGKAFSYCSSLSQHQKSHTGEKPYECNECGKAFSQSSSLIQHQRIHTGEKPYKCSECGRAFSQNANLTKHQRTHTGEKPYRCSECEKAFSDCSALVQHQRIHTGEKPYECSDCGKAFRHSANLTNHQRTHTGEKPYKCSECGKAFSYCAAFIQHQRIHTGEKPYRCAACGKAFSQSANLTNHQRTHTGEKPYKCSECGKAFSQSTNLIIHQKTHTGEKPYKCNECGKFFSESSALIRHHIIHTGEKPYECNECGKAFNQSSSLSQHQRIHTGVKPYECSECGKAFRCSSAFIRHQRLHAGE, encoded by the exons ATGGCTGCTGGTCTCCTCACAGCTGGGCCTCGG GGATCCACATTCTTCAGCAGTGTGACAGTAGCTTTTGCACAAGAAGGGTGGAGGTGCCTCGTGTCTACTCCGAGGGAGAGGTACAAGGAGGGGATACCAGAAAAGTCCAGGAACCTTGTCCTACTAG GACTTCCAGTTTCCCAGCCTGGCATGAACTCCCAGTTGGAACAAAGGGAAGGCACATGGATGCTGGAGGGCGAAGACGTGCGAAGTCCCTCTCCAG gctggaAGATTGTATCTGAATCACCACTAGAGCAAGCCCTTTCTGAAAAATCATTCCAAGACCCACATGTAGAGATGCCCCCTGGGGATTCAGACCACAGGACCAGTGAGCTTGAGAAGAGCTTCAGCCTGAGACCAGTCCTCTCTCCGCAACAGAGAGTGCCCGTGGAAGCGAGACCTCGCAAACGTGAGACGCACACCAAGCGCTTCAAGAACTCGGAAATCACGAAACCTCACAGAGCGAAACCGTATGcatgtaatgaatgtggcaaagccttcagTTACTGTTCTTCCCTTTCTCAGCATCAGAAGagccacactggagagaagccctatgAGTGCAATGAGTGTGGGAAGGCCTTCAGCCAGAGCTCCTCTCTCATTCAGCACCAGAggattcacactggagagaaaccttacaagtgcagtgaatgtggaagagccTTCAGCCAGAACGCCAACCTCACCAAACACCAGCGAACTCACACCGGAGAAAAGCCCTACAGATGCAGCGAGTGTGAGAAAGCCTTCAGTGACTGCTCAGCTCTTGTTcagcatcagagaattcataccgGAGAGAAGCCCTATGAATGCAGCGACTGTGGGAAGGCCTTCCGTCACAGCGCAAACCTCACGAACCACCAGAGGACtcacactggggagaagccctACAAGTGCAGCGAGTGTGGGAAGGCCTTCAGTTACTGCGCAGCGTTCATTCAGCACCAGAGGATtcacactggggagaagccctACAGATGTGCTGCGTGTGGGAAGGCCTTCAGCCAGAGCGCAAACCTCACAAACCATCAGAGGACTCACACCGGGGAGAAACCCTACAAGTGCAGCGAGTGTGGGAAGGCCTTCAGCCAGAGTACGAATCTCATAATCCACCAAAAGACCCACACCGGGGAGAAGCCATATAAATGTAACGAATGTGGGAAATTCTTCAGTGAGAGCTCAGCCCTCATTCGACATCACATAATCCACACCGGAGAAAAACCTTATGAGTGTAACGAGTGTGGTAAAGCGTTTAACCAGAGCTCATCCCTTAGTCAGCATCAGAGAATCCACACAGGCGTGAAACCCTATGAATGCAGCGAGTGTGGGAAGGCCTTCCGGTGCAGCTCTGCCTTCATCAGACATCAGAGACTCCATGCCGGAGAGTAA
- the ZNF79 gene encoding zinc finger protein 79 isoform X4 — MNSQLEQREGTWMLEGEDVRSPSPGWKIVSESPLEQALSEKSFQDPHVEMPPGDSDHRTSELEKSFSLRPVLSPQQRVPVEARPRKRETHTKRFKNSEITKPHRAKPYACNECGKAFSYCSSLSQHQKSHTGEKPYECNECGKAFSQSSSLIQHQRIHTGEKPYKCSECGRAFSQNANLTKHQRTHTGEKPYRCSECEKAFSDCSALVQHQRIHTGEKPYECSDCGKAFRHSANLTNHQRTHTGEKPYKCSECGKAFSYCAAFIQHQRIHTGEKPYRCAACGKAFSQSANLTNHQRTHTGEKPYKCSECGKAFSQSTNLIIHQKTHTGEKPYKCNECGKFFSESSALIRHHIIHTGEKPYECNECGKAFNQSSSLSQHQRIHTGVKPYECSECGKAFRCSSAFIRHQRLHAGE; from the exons ATGAACTCCCAGTTGGAACAAAGGGAAGGCACATGGATGCTGGAGGGCGAAGACGTGCGAAGTCCCTCTCCAG gctggaAGATTGTATCTGAATCACCACTAGAGCAAGCCCTTTCTGAAAAATCATTCCAAGACCCACATGTAGAGATGCCCCCTGGGGATTCAGACCACAGGACCAGTGAGCTTGAGAAGAGCTTCAGCCTGAGACCAGTCCTCTCTCCGCAACAGAGAGTGCCCGTGGAAGCGAGACCTCGCAAACGTGAGACGCACACCAAGCGCTTCAAGAACTCGGAAATCACGAAACCTCACAGAGCGAAACCGTATGcatgtaatgaatgtggcaaagccttcagTTACTGTTCTTCCCTTTCTCAGCATCAGAAGagccacactggagagaagccctatgAGTGCAATGAGTGTGGGAAGGCCTTCAGCCAGAGCTCCTCTCTCATTCAGCACCAGAggattcacactggagagaaaccttacaagtgcagtgaatgtggaagagccTTCAGCCAGAACGCCAACCTCACCAAACACCAGCGAACTCACACCGGAGAAAAGCCCTACAGATGCAGCGAGTGTGAGAAAGCCTTCAGTGACTGCTCAGCTCTTGTTcagcatcagagaattcataccgGAGAGAAGCCCTATGAATGCAGCGACTGTGGGAAGGCCTTCCGTCACAGCGCAAACCTCACGAACCACCAGAGGACtcacactggggagaagccctACAAGTGCAGCGAGTGTGGGAAGGCCTTCAGTTACTGCGCAGCGTTCATTCAGCACCAGAGGATtcacactggggagaagccctACAGATGTGCTGCGTGTGGGAAGGCCTTCAGCCAGAGCGCAAACCTCACAAACCATCAGAGGACTCACACCGGGGAGAAACCCTACAAGTGCAGCGAGTGTGGGAAGGCCTTCAGCCAGAGTACGAATCTCATAATCCACCAAAAGACCCACACCGGGGAGAAGCCATATAAATGTAACGAATGTGGGAAATTCTTCAGTGAGAGCTCAGCCCTCATTCGACATCACATAATCCACACCGGAGAAAAACCTTATGAGTGTAACGAGTGTGGTAAAGCGTTTAACCAGAGCTCATCCCTTAGTCAGCATCAGAGAATCCACACAGGCGTGAAACCCTATGAATGCAGCGAGTGTGGGAAGGCCTTCCGGTGCAGCTCTGCCTTCATCAGACATCAGAGACTCCATGCCGGAGAGTAA
- the ZNF79 gene encoding zinc finger protein 79 isoform X1 — translation MLKEGVLSSPDPALPQEENTGEEGMAAGLLTAGPRGSTFFSSVTVAFAQEGWRCLVSTPRERYKEGIPEKSRNLVLLGLPVSQPGMNSQLEQREGTWMLEGEDVRSPSPGWKIVSESPLEQALSEKSFQDPHVEMPPGDSDHRTSELEKSFSLRPVLSPQQRVPVEARPRKRETHTKRFKNSEITKPHRAKPYACNECGKAFSYCSSLSQHQKSHTGEKPYECNECGKAFSQSSSLIQHQRIHTGEKPYKCSECGRAFSQNANLTKHQRTHTGEKPYRCSECEKAFSDCSALVQHQRIHTGEKPYECSDCGKAFRHSANLTNHQRTHTGEKPYKCSECGKAFSYCAAFIQHQRIHTGEKPYRCAACGKAFSQSANLTNHQRTHTGEKPYKCSECGKAFSQSTNLIIHQKTHTGEKPYKCNECGKFFSESSALIRHHIIHTGEKPYECNECGKAFNQSSSLSQHQRIHTGVKPYECSECGKAFRCSSAFIRHQRLHAGE, via the exons ATGCTGAAGGAAGGAG tACTATCTTCCCCAGACCCTGCCCTTCCCCAAGAGGAAAACACAGGAGAGGAAGGAATGGCTGCTGGTCTCCTCACAGCTGGGCCTCGG GGATCCACATTCTTCAGCAGTGTGACAGTAGCTTTTGCACAAGAAGGGTGGAGGTGCCTCGTGTCTACTCCGAGGGAGAGGTACAAGGAGGGGATACCAGAAAAGTCCAGGAACCTTGTCCTACTAG GACTTCCAGTTTCCCAGCCTGGCATGAACTCCCAGTTGGAACAAAGGGAAGGCACATGGATGCTGGAGGGCGAAGACGTGCGAAGTCCCTCTCCAG gctggaAGATTGTATCTGAATCACCACTAGAGCAAGCCCTTTCTGAAAAATCATTCCAAGACCCACATGTAGAGATGCCCCCTGGGGATTCAGACCACAGGACCAGTGAGCTTGAGAAGAGCTTCAGCCTGAGACCAGTCCTCTCTCCGCAACAGAGAGTGCCCGTGGAAGCGAGACCTCGCAAACGTGAGACGCACACCAAGCGCTTCAAGAACTCGGAAATCACGAAACCTCACAGAGCGAAACCGTATGcatgtaatgaatgtggcaaagccttcagTTACTGTTCTTCCCTTTCTCAGCATCAGAAGagccacactggagagaagccctatgAGTGCAATGAGTGTGGGAAGGCCTTCAGCCAGAGCTCCTCTCTCATTCAGCACCAGAggattcacactggagagaaaccttacaagtgcagtgaatgtggaagagccTTCAGCCAGAACGCCAACCTCACCAAACACCAGCGAACTCACACCGGAGAAAAGCCCTACAGATGCAGCGAGTGTGAGAAAGCCTTCAGTGACTGCTCAGCTCTTGTTcagcatcagagaattcataccgGAGAGAAGCCCTATGAATGCAGCGACTGTGGGAAGGCCTTCCGTCACAGCGCAAACCTCACGAACCACCAGAGGACtcacactggggagaagccctACAAGTGCAGCGAGTGTGGGAAGGCCTTCAGTTACTGCGCAGCGTTCATTCAGCACCAGAGGATtcacactggggagaagccctACAGATGTGCTGCGTGTGGGAAGGCCTTCAGCCAGAGCGCAAACCTCACAAACCATCAGAGGACTCACACCGGGGAGAAACCCTACAAGTGCAGCGAGTGTGGGAAGGCCTTCAGCCAGAGTACGAATCTCATAATCCACCAAAAGACCCACACCGGGGAGAAGCCATATAAATGTAACGAATGTGGGAAATTCTTCAGTGAGAGCTCAGCCCTCATTCGACATCACATAATCCACACCGGAGAAAAACCTTATGAGTGTAACGAGTGTGGTAAAGCGTTTAACCAGAGCTCATCCCTTAGTCAGCATCAGAGAATCCACACAGGCGTGAAACCCTATGAATGCAGCGAGTGTGGGAAGGCCTTCCGGTGCAGCTCTGCCTTCATCAGACATCAGAGACTCCATGCCGGAGAGTAA
- the ZNF79 gene encoding zinc finger protein 79 isoform X5, which produces MPPGDSDHRTSELEKSFSLRPVLSPQQRVPVEARPRKRETHTKRFKNSEITKPHRAKPYACNECGKAFSYCSSLSQHQKSHTGEKPYECNECGKAFSQSSSLIQHQRIHTGEKPYKCSECGRAFSQNANLTKHQRTHTGEKPYRCSECEKAFSDCSALVQHQRIHTGEKPYECSDCGKAFRHSANLTNHQRTHTGEKPYKCSECGKAFSYCAAFIQHQRIHTGEKPYRCAACGKAFSQSANLTNHQRTHTGEKPYKCSECGKAFSQSTNLIIHQKTHTGEKPYKCNECGKFFSESSALIRHHIIHTGEKPYECNECGKAFNQSSSLSQHQRIHTGVKPYECSECGKAFRCSSAFIRHQRLHAGE; this is translated from the coding sequence ATGCCCCCTGGGGATTCAGACCACAGGACCAGTGAGCTTGAGAAGAGCTTCAGCCTGAGACCAGTCCTCTCTCCGCAACAGAGAGTGCCCGTGGAAGCGAGACCTCGCAAACGTGAGACGCACACCAAGCGCTTCAAGAACTCGGAAATCACGAAACCTCACAGAGCGAAACCGTATGcatgtaatgaatgtggcaaagccttcagTTACTGTTCTTCCCTTTCTCAGCATCAGAAGagccacactggagagaagccctatgAGTGCAATGAGTGTGGGAAGGCCTTCAGCCAGAGCTCCTCTCTCATTCAGCACCAGAggattcacactggagagaaaccttacaagtgcagtgaatgtggaagagccTTCAGCCAGAACGCCAACCTCACCAAACACCAGCGAACTCACACCGGAGAAAAGCCCTACAGATGCAGCGAGTGTGAGAAAGCCTTCAGTGACTGCTCAGCTCTTGTTcagcatcagagaattcataccgGAGAGAAGCCCTATGAATGCAGCGACTGTGGGAAGGCCTTCCGTCACAGCGCAAACCTCACGAACCACCAGAGGACtcacactggggagaagccctACAAGTGCAGCGAGTGTGGGAAGGCCTTCAGTTACTGCGCAGCGTTCATTCAGCACCAGAGGATtcacactggggagaagccctACAGATGTGCTGCGTGTGGGAAGGCCTTCAGCCAGAGCGCAAACCTCACAAACCATCAGAGGACTCACACCGGGGAGAAACCCTACAAGTGCAGCGAGTGTGGGAAGGCCTTCAGCCAGAGTACGAATCTCATAATCCACCAAAAGACCCACACCGGGGAGAAGCCATATAAATGTAACGAATGTGGGAAATTCTTCAGTGAGAGCTCAGCCCTCATTCGACATCACATAATCCACACCGGAGAAAAACCTTATGAGTGTAACGAGTGTGGTAAAGCGTTTAACCAGAGCTCATCCCTTAGTCAGCATCAGAGAATCCACACAGGCGTGAAACCCTATGAATGCAGCGAGTGTGGGAAGGCCTTCCGGTGCAGCTCTGCCTTCATCAGACATCAGAGACTCCATGCCGGAGAGTAA